The stretch of DNA CTTGTTGCTCCGCGCCATAAATCCCTCATGCCCGGGCGGGAGCCAGAGCGGCAGGGAATCCGGGCCAGCCCAGTACTTGACGCCCTGCTCCGCCAGCCAGTCCACCGATGCGGGCAACACGTCGTTGGCGTGACCTGCAGCCTGCCGCGCGGCGTCGAGGTAGTGGCCGAACTGAACCTGGTCCCCCAAAGCGTTCAGTGCACCGGTAATGCCCTGCTCTGCCGCCAGCAGGATCCAGGCGGCGAGGTCCCGGACGTCGATCACCTGGGTTGGGGCGTCGTCGATTGCGGGCACGAGGGCCGGCTTCCCGTCCCTGGCAAGACGGGCCGGCCAGTAGCCGTAGCGGTCCGATCCGTCCCCGGGACCACCGATCAGGCCAGCACGGCAGAGGTGGGCTTTGCCGCCCGCGGCCCGGAGCGTCGCCTCCTCGATGGCGGCTTTCGACTCACCGTAGTTTTCGGTGGTCGAGGGAGTACCCGGGGCCAGCGCGGGAAGGAGGACTGCATCCTCTTCCGCACCGGGAACAGATGCATCGGCGTAGACAGAGCAACTGGAGACGAACGTCCAGTGCGCCGCCCTGTGTGCCAGGGCGTGCAGCGCTTCCGCCGCGGGCACCGGATCGCGTGCGACGTCGATGACCTCGTCCCACTCGCGTTTCGCCGCGTCCTCGTAGGCCTCCACGCCCAGCGAGCGGTCGGCTTGCAGCCAGGCGGCTCCCTGCGGAGGATCGGAGGCTGAACCCCGGGCAAGGCAGGTGACCTGATGGCCGCCGGCGACTGCCTGGCGGGCGATTTCTGCGGACAGGAAGGCTGTTCCACCCAAGACAAGAATGCGCATGCGGCCACGCTACGGCGCTAGGGTTGAAGGAGAACAGAGCCTTCCGCGCCGGGCGTAACCGGCGCTCCGGCACCCGTAGCCCGGCGCCGCCGGGGAACCCCAGGAGTATTTCCCCCTTATGGTCAGCATGTTGTCGATCCTTCCCAACGCCACCACCGAGCCGGACGGCATCAGCATCACGGGCATCGTGATCAGCCTCGGCGTGGGCGTTGCCATCTGGCTGGTTGCCACCTTTGTTATTTCCCGCATCACCACCCGTGTGGCGGCAGGCAGTAACTTTTTCAAGCGCCCCACCTTCAAATGGGCTGCACCGGCCCTGCGGGCCCTGGATCACGAACGGAGAGTCCAGCGCGCGGAAACGATCGGATCACTGCTGAACAGCATCGTTGGCGTGCTGGTGGTTGTCATCACCAGCATGTACGTCCTGCAGAACCTGGACATTAACATCGCACCACTCCTCACCAGCGTGGGCATCCTGGGTGTTGCCATCGGTTTCGGTGCCCAGCAGCTGATCCGCGACTTCCTGGCCGGAATTTTTATTACCATTGAAGACCAGTACGGAATAGGCGACGTGATCGAAACCAGCGAGGTAGTAGGTGTGGTGGAGTCCATGGGGCTGCGCATCACCCGGGTACGCTCCGACGACGGCGCCATCTGGTACCTCCGCAACGGCGAGATCCTCCGCGTGGGCAACCGTTCGCAGGGAACCTACGTGCCCCTGCATGAGTCAACCGACGGGACAACGGACCAGGGAAGCGACCACGGCGCCGCCGAGACCAAAAAGACTGACCAGAAAGCCGGAGAGTAGCGATGACCATCCCCATCGAACCCCAGCGCCCACGCCAGCTGATGCAGAACGATCCATTCAGCCAGCCCGGCTACACGGACAACTTCTATGACGCCGTGGGCGGCCACGAAACGTTCGTCAAGCTGATCGATGTGTTTTACGACGGCGTGGCAACAGATCCGCTGCTCCGGCCCATGTACCCGGAAGAGGACTTGGCACCGGCCAAGCGCCGGTTCCTGATGTTCCTCGAACAGTACTGGGGCGGTCCCACCACGTATGGGGAAGAGCGCGGCCATCCCCGGCTGCGCATGCGGCACATGCCGTTCCAGGTGACATCCGAAGCGAAGGACCGCTGGCTGTTCCACATGCGCGCGGCCGTGGACGCACTGGAACTGCCGCCGCTGTATGAAGGAACCCTCTGGGACTACATGGAGCGTGCCGCCCTGTCGATGGTGAACAGCCAGTCCGGCCAGTGACTCCGGGGACTGCCCGCTGCAGCGTTTGCCGTTAGAGTAGTCCGCTTCCGGTCCGTGCGAGGACGTGCCCGCGGGGACCGGTCAGCCGGAACCAGCGTCCTGCGCGGTAGACCTTCTGGTCGCCGTCGCCCAGGAACCCAAGGGTCAGGGCCGCGAAGGCAGCCCCTGCCGGCAGTCCGGTGTCATCCAGTTCCCTGCCCCAAACGGCGGCCCGGGCGTTATTAACGATGAGCGCGCCGGGTTTGTCCGGCACAATCCCGGCCACTTCCGCGATGCCTGCCTCAGCGGCCGCCCGCAACTCTGCGTCGCTGCGCGAACCCATCAGCTCCCATCCGCTCCTGGGGGCGCCTACCCCGGTCCAGGATTCGGTGACGGTGGACGGCGGAACCGGCAGCTCGACGTCGTCCTCCCCCGCCCGGGCAAGGCGGTCCAGCACTGCGGCCAGGGGCACGGTGACGTCCGTTCCGGACGGCTCGGCCAACGCCATGGTGCGCAACCCCAGGATGGTGGGCGTCGACTCGCCAAGCGCCCGCGGCCGCAGCACGCAGACGTACGCGGCGAGGACGGACCCTGCCGCCTGAAGCCGGATGGCGCCGTCGTCAATTGCTTTTGCCCGCGTGGCGAAGGTCTTCAGATCAGCGAGGTCGCGGGGATCGGTAAAACGGAAGGACGAGGTGAGGAGATCAGACACACCAAGAACACTACCGGCTGGACCTGTGTTGAGCAGTGCCGGGGCGCCGTCTAGAGTCAAACCATGACTGAAGCCGACGCCGGACTCCTGGCGCTCCCCAGCGGAGACCCCACCTTATCGCTCATCAATCTTCTCGACCTTGGTGAGCTCGAGGGGGCCCGGACGGATGAGGACATCTTCCTGGGCCCGTCCCAACAGCAGCCGCACCATCGGGTTTTCGGCGGGCAGGTACTCGCACAGTCACTCACCGCGTCCATCAGGACCGTGGCCCCCGACCGTTTCGTGCATTCGATGCACGGCTACTTCCTCCGCCCGGGGGACGCGAACAAGCCCATTACCTTTGGTGTGCAGCGGCTCCGGGACGGCAGGTCCTTCTCGGCGCGGCGGGTACACGCCTATCAGGAAGGCGTGCCCATCCTGTCGATGATTGCCTCCTTCCAGGGCGAGGACGAAGGCATTGAGCACGAATCCGTGATGCCCAGCGGCATTCCTGACCCGGAATCGCTGCCCAGCACCGCTGACCTGCTGGGAAAGTTCGATCATCCGGTGGCACGGCACTGGGCCTATGAACGGCCCTTCGATATCCGCCACGTTGATCCGCCGTTGTATGTTTCGGCGAAGGGCGAGAGGGAAGCACGCAACGCCGTGTGGATGAAGACTTTTGGCCCCATGCCGGACGACCCCAACCTGCACCGCGCGGCGCTGGCGTACGCGAGCGACTACACCCTGCTTGAGTCCATCCTGCGGCGGCATGGGCTGAGCTGGATCACCCCGGGGATGAACGTCGCCAGCCTCGACCACGCCATGTGGTGGCACCGGCCGGCCCGGGTGGACGAATGGCTGCTGTACGTGCAGGAATCACCCAGTGCCCAGGGCGCCCGTGGGCTGGCCACCGGCAAGATTTTCAACCAGGCAGGGCAGCATGTGGCGTCAGTTGCCCAGGAAGGGATGGTCCGTGTGCCCACCGACCTGAAGAACAAAGTGGTGGGCGCCTTCCAGTCCAAGGTAATGGAGCACCAAATCCGCAAGGCCTCCAAGGAGTAGCCCGGGCCCTTTTCCCGCTCATGACCCTGGCGTGCAACGCCAACAGGCCGGCACCCGTTGGGTGCCGGCCTGTTGCTCTTTGCGCGTCCTGCCCCTGACGTCAGTCGCGGGTGAGGCGGCGGTGCGTGACACGGTGCGGCTTGGCCGCATCCGGTCCCAACCGCTCCACCTTGTTCTCCTCGTAAGATTCGAAGTTGCCCTCGAACCAGTACCACTTGGAGGGGTTCTCCTCGTCACCTTCGTAGGCGAGGATGTGAGTGGCCACGCGGTCCAGGAACCAGCGGTCGTGCGAGACCACCACGGCGCAGCCCGGGAACTCCAGCAGCGCATTTTCGAGGCTGCTGAGGGTTTCGACGTCGAGGTCGTTGGTGGGCTCGTCGAGGAGGAGCAGGTTTCCGCCCTGCTTGAGGGTCAAGGCGAGGTTCAGGCGGTTGCGCTCGCCGCCGGAGAGCACGCCGGCCTTCTTCTGCTGGTCCGGGCCCTTGAAGCCGAACGCGGCGACGTAGGCGCGGGAGGGCATTTCGACGTGGCCCACTTGGATGAAGTCCAGGCCGTCCGAGACAACTTCCCACAGGGTTTTGTTGGGGTCGATCCCGCCGCGGCTCTGGTCAGCGTAGGAGATCTTGACCGAGTCGCCGATCTTCAGGTCTCCGCCGTCGAGCGGTTCCAGTCCCACGATGGTCTTGAACAGCGTGGTCTTGCCGACGCCGTTGGGGCCGATGACACCCACGATGCCGTTGCGGGGCAGGCTGAAGGACAGTCCGTCGATCAGGGTCCTGTCCTCGAAGCCCTTCTGCAGGTTCTTGGCCTCGAGCACCAGGCCGCCCAGGCGGGGTCCCGGCGGGATCTGGATCTCTTCGAAGTCCAGCTTGCGGGTGCGGTCCGCCTCGGCGGCCATTTCCTCATAGCGGGCCAGGCGGGCCTTGGACTTGGTCTGGCGTCCCTTGGCGTTGGACCGTACCCACTCAAGTTCCTCGGAGAGCCGCTTGGCCTGCTTGGCGTCTTTCTTGCCCTGGATCTCCAGGCGGGCGCGCTTCTTCTCGAGGTAGGTGGAGTAGTTGCCCTCGTAGGGGTACAGGTGGCCGCGGTCCACTTCGGCGATCCATTCGGCCACGTGGTCCAGGAAGTACCGGTCGTGGGTGACAGCCAGGACGGCGCCGGCGTAGCCGGAGAGGTGCTGTTCAAGCCACAGCACGCTCTCCGCGTCCAGGTGGTTGGTGGGCTCGTCCAGGAGCAGCAGGTCCGGCTTCTGCAGGAGCAGCTTGCACAGAGCTACCCGGCGGCGCTCACCACCGGAGAGGTTGGTGACGTCGGCGTCCGCCGGCGGGCAGCGGAGCGCGTCCATGGCCTGCTCCAGCTGGGAGTCCAGGTCCCACGCGTCAGCGGCATCAATGGCTTCCTGCAGATGCCCCATTTCCTCAAGGAGGGTGTCGTAGTCAGCATCGGGGCTGGCCATTTCCTCGGAAATTTCGTTGAAGCGCTGGATCTTGCCGTAGATCTCCCCCACGCCTTCCTGGACGTTGCCCAGGACGGTTTTTTCTTCGTTCAGGGGTGGTTCCTGGAGGAGGATTCCGACGGTGTAGCCGGGGCTGAGCCGGGCCTCACCGTTGGAGGGGGTGTCCAGTCCGGCCATGATCTTCAGGATGGTGGACTTACCGGCACCGTTCGGGCCCACAACACCGATCTTGGCGCCGGGAAAGAAGGACATGCTTACGTCATCAAGAATGAGTTTTTCGCCAAC from Pseudarthrobacter siccitolerans encodes:
- the ettA gene encoding energy-dependent translational throttle protein EttA, translated to MAEFIYTMTKARKAVGEKLILDDVSMSFFPGAKIGVVGPNGAGKSTILKIMAGLDTPSNGEARLSPGYTVGILLQEPPLNEEKTVLGNVQEGVGEIYGKIQRFNEISEEMASPDADYDTLLEEMGHLQEAIDAADAWDLDSQLEQAMDALRCPPADADVTNLSGGERRRVALCKLLLQKPDLLLLDEPTNHLDAESVLWLEQHLSGYAGAVLAVTHDRYFLDHVAEWIAEVDRGHLYPYEGNYSTYLEKKRARLEIQGKKDAKQAKRLSEELEWVRSNAKGRQTKSKARLARYEEMAAEADRTRKLDFEEIQIPPGPRLGGLVLEAKNLQKGFEDRTLIDGLSFSLPRNGIVGVIGPNGVGKTTLFKTIVGLEPLDGGDLKIGDSVKISYADQSRGGIDPNKTLWEVVSDGLDFIQVGHVEMPSRAYVAAFGFKGPDQQKKAGVLSGGERNRLNLALTLKQGGNLLLLDEPTNDLDVETLSSLENALLEFPGCAVVVSHDRWFLDRVATHILAYEGDEENPSKWYWFEGNFESYEENKVERLGPDAAKPHRVTHRRLTRD
- a CDS encoding NAD-dependent epimerase/dehydratase family protein, yielding MRILVLGGTAFLSAEIARQAVAGGHQVTCLARGSASDPPQGAAWLQADRSLGVEAYEDAAKREWDEVIDVARDPVPAAEALHALAHRAAHWTFVSSCSVYADASVPGAEEDAVLLPALAPGTPSTTENYGESKAAIEEATLRAAGGKAHLCRAGLIGGPGDGSDRYGYWPARLARDGKPALVPAIDDAPTQVIDVRDLAAWILLAAEQGITGALNALGDQVQFGHYLDAARQAAGHANDVLPASVDWLAEQGVKYWAGPDSLPLWLPPGHEGFMARSNKAAVAAGLRLRPWRQTLADTLTDERERGLDRQRKAGLTPETEARLVRILQDAA
- a CDS encoding globin, with the protein product MTIPIEPQRPRQLMQNDPFSQPGYTDNFYDAVGGHETFVKLIDVFYDGVATDPLLRPMYPEEDLAPAKRRFLMFLEQYWGGPTTYGEERGHPRLRMRHMPFQVTSEAKDRWLFHMRAAVDALELPPLYEGTLWDYMERAALSMVNSQSGQ
- a CDS encoding mechanosensitive ion channel family protein; translation: MVSMLSILPNATTEPDGISITGIVISLGVGVAIWLVATFVISRITTRVAAGSNFFKRPTFKWAAPALRALDHERRVQRAETIGSLLNSIVGVLVVVITSMYVLQNLDINIAPLLTSVGILGVAIGFGAQQLIRDFLAGIFITIEDQYGIGDVIETSEVVGVVESMGLRITRVRSDDGAIWYLRNGEILRVGNRSQGTYVPLHESTDGTTDQGSDHGAAETKKTDQKAGE
- a CDS encoding acyl-CoA thioesterase, with the protein product MTEADAGLLALPSGDPTLSLINLLDLGELEGARTDEDIFLGPSQQQPHHRVFGGQVLAQSLTASIRTVAPDRFVHSMHGYFLRPGDANKPITFGVQRLRDGRSFSARRVHAYQEGVPILSMIASFQGEDEGIEHESVMPSGIPDPESLPSTADLLGKFDHPVARHWAYERPFDIRHVDPPLYVSAKGEREARNAVWMKTFGPMPDDPNLHRAALAYASDYTLLESILRRHGLSWITPGMNVASLDHAMWWHRPARVDEWLLYVQESPSAQGARGLATGKIFNQAGQHVASVAQEGMVRVPTDLKNKVVGAFQSKVMEHQIRKASKE